Part of the Gavia stellata isolate bGavSte3 chromosome 25, bGavSte3.hap2, whole genome shotgun sequence genome is shown below.
ATAAGCAATCTGCAGAAACATTCTGAGAGATCCATGCCAAGATATATATGGAAGCGGGGCAAgtaattgtatttctttttcctattacgtagaaaataaaataaaacacagtaaattGAATCAgcaatttcattattatttcttataATTCAGTGCTAACATATCACAAGGACCTGAGCAGACTAGTGCCCGGAAGAAGTTGAAAAGGTACATATTTCGGGCAGTATCGGAGGGGAATATAGAAGAATTGCAATGTCTGCTCGCAGAGCTGAAGGAAAGATCAAATGCGTGTACAAACATGACTGCGCCAGGTAAGCTGTGGAGTTACCTGAAGGAAGACTGTTACTCTTCTGGCAGTGTATGCATAGTCTAAAACTGGGAAATACCTCTGTGCAACAGCTACTTGCCTGTGAATTTGCAGTCACTTGTTTGCAGTTTAATGCATACCACATTTCCTGTTTCTAAATGAAAGCTTAAGATACTCAATAAGCCACCTCCTTGCTGCCTCCGAGGCAACACCGGAGAGTATTTGTCTCCTATTTATGATACACGGAGGGTCCATCTGCACTGTATTCCCATAGCCATATCTAAGCTAACCTTCTGCAGCACGAGACTCAAAGCTAATGTCTCTATCCAAACTGCGGTCAAATGACAGTATAGCCAGGGCTTGTGATGTGTGCAGCATGGTAGAACAGACAGAGAAGTTAGGAAAGAGTTCTGGGTCTGTCTGGAGTTACCATGGCAGTGGGATGTCTGAAAGAAAAACCAAGTGCATTGGCTATCTTATTAATTAGTACCACATCTCTGAATGCATTGTCTCACCAAGTATACATAGCTCAAATACCAAGTGAATAGGATGGAGTAATTGTTTGGCAAATAATTTATGTTCATATATATCCCTCAGGTTCCACccctaacaaacaaaaaagattaGAATTCTCTTCCATCCACTTTAATAAATAATGATGATGTAATCTCAAAATTCACTCTTGTAGATTATCTGATGAAAAAATTCACAGCTTCAGATACTGGCAAAACTTGTCTGATGAAAGCTCTGCTGAACATCAACCAAAACACAAATGAGATAGTGAATACACTACTAtcctttgcagaagaaaatggtattttggaGAGATTTATCAATGCAGCATACACAGAGGAGGCATATAAAGGTATTGCCATCTGGTACCAATTTCAGGTATATGGTTAAATATACCATCCATAAAACTAATGTTTTCTTCAAACATTCTAATGATGGTTTAAATTCCTAAAACAACTTTTATTCATTATCACTGCTGCTATCCATTATGAAACGTCATTAACGTTTCATAATGTGCTTAAGACATTCAAAGCTAAATACCTGTGTCTGTTGTTTCAGGCCAGACAGCTCTAAATATTGCCATCGAAAGAAGACAATATGAAATAACTCAGAGCCTTATTGAAAAAGGAGCTGATGTCAATGCTCGCGCCCAGGGTATTTTCTTTAATCCCAAACATAAGCATGAAGGCTTTTATTTTGGTAAGTGGAAATGCGATCTCTCTGGAAAAGTTAGGAAGGAATACTCAAACAACTAAGACAGTATGGAAGACAGGCAAGCGTGAATCATTAGCGTAGCTAAACCTAGATTAGGAAACTCGCATCAATAAGATATAAAAATGGCATAGTACCTTTTGTAAAAGTAACTTGCCAGAGTGCAAGCTATTATAAACTCTCAGAAATAATCgtaaaacatttacaaaaaaattgcaaattcTGAATGGCAAATAAAATCTAATAAATTTGAGTTTGAAGATTTTCTCCAAATTATGTTTTCATGCAAATTaagcttttataaaaaagaGCTAAATTCAGTACAATCAATATGTAAATGAGTTTTCATATACTAAGATGCTTAACATAGTCACTCTTCTATAATATGATTTGAATGCTTGTAATAAAACATGAACACATGTTacattttataattttgtaGGTGAAACTGCACTGGCGTTAGCTGCATGTACCAATCAACCAGACATAATTCAACTGTTAATGGACAATACCAGGACTAATATTACTTCTCAGGATTCCAGAGGAAACAATATCCTCCATGCATTAGTTACTGTGGCAGAGGACTTTAAAACCCAGAATGACTTTGTAATCAGAATGTATGATATGATTTTGTTGAAAAGTAAAGACAGACATTTGGAAACAACAAAGAATAAGGAGGGTTTGACACCACTACAATTAGCTGCAAAAACTGGGAAATTAGAGGTGGGTATTATTTCAGTAGCATCTGAGAGAAATTAAGTATGGAGGAAGAGTCAAGGCCAACTATGTACTCAGACGTTTGTGCTCTGACATGTAGTTTTCCATGCTGGTTATGCTGTACTATGCATCAATAATATTTGGTAAGCTAATTTTGTtcaaaatacaagcaaatatTTCTATTGCAATGTTGCTTCGACTCTTCAAGGTTTCCCTCTAACAACCCTTCTCTgtacaaaatacatttgctgtttaaaaacagcCTCGCAAACCCTTCTGTTGTACAGAAACTCAAATTCTGCATTCATTACAATACTACACTTATACAATATACAATCTttgaataatttcagaaaactcACTAGAACTGCTGTTATGCTGCTGTAGAATTTGGCTGTCATAAATCAACTGCTTGTATTGTGGTAAAGAATTGACAGTGGGATAATTGAGAAAGTAATTGATTAAGTTAAAGGAAGATACAATGTGAATGCATGGAAATAGTGCTTTCATCCTTTAGAAAAATGTCTCTTTGACAGAAAATCTGGAGGCATTAAAAACACTGTATTTATTTCCTAGAGGTCTGTCATCTCTAACACTGCTTACTGAATAACAGAATTACAAATACATTGAATTGTACTACCATAGCAAATGTGATTAGTTAAAAGGTAGGGGTTTTGGCAAGTATGTATGTgtgctttctcctttcccatgAAGAATGCATCTGCTTACAAATGATTCTGTTAATGTTTTAGATTCTGAAATACATCCTGAGCAGAGAGATAAGAGATAAGCCTAACAGGAGCCTGTCAAGAAAATTCACAGACTGGGCTTATGGTCCTGTTCAATCTTCTCTTTATGATCTGACAGAACTAGATACCACCACAGACAATTCAGTATTGGAAATTATTGTCTATAATACAAATATTGGTGTAAGTTACctatttctaaaatatgtatatattttctaGCAGTACACTCACTTCAGATGTGTTAGCCTATACATTTGACTGAATTACTTGTAAAAGAGCgaaaagtaatttttgattctCAGTTTTGTATCAGGAGCAAGATGAATTTTATACCTCTGTAGATTGTCAACTGTAAGGGAACATGCATTCAGCTTCTGAAACACAGACTGGGCATTTGGGGAGTGTTTTTTCTACATTTGAAGCATTAATTTGCCTTGCATAGGAACATGAATATGGCTTAGCTGGTCAGACCAAAGCAAGTGTCTTGTCTCCATTGAGTGGCCACTAGTAGCTGCCTAAGATAGTGCATGAGAACAGggcaagcaaacagaaatactttaCGAGAATACCCTGCCTGAAGTTATAAACTTTACTTAACAGGTATGTATTTTAGGTGTTTAGGAATGTCAGCTTTCCAGAGGCAGAATTTTACATTTGCTAAATTCAAATACTGCCACAAAACTTCCATAAAAAGCAAGACCAGAAGTTCACATTACAGTTTTAGCTCAATCATGTTTTACCAGAGTATGGCGGGTTATCCCAGCATGAGTTGGAGTTGTCCCATTGTATCTTGTCAGGTTAGGGTCTGACACGTATCTTTGAGCATAAATGTGCTTCTAGATCAGCAAGGACAGATGCTGAATGAAAAGACGCAAAATACAGACCTGAAATTATCTCAGTTTCCTTACAGGCAGcaaattaaaatcttaattgtgggggttttttttcctacagaatcGTCATGAAATGCTGACTTTGGAGCCTCTGAATTCACTCCTGCGAATGAAATGGAAGAAGTTTGCACGACACATGTTTTTTATGTCatgctggttttatttcctaTACAATGTGACATTAACGTTAGTTTCCTACCACAGGCctaatgaaaatgaagtgaGTACGGCAACTTAATCTCACCAAATTTTACCGATTTAAAATGCAATAGTATTTCCGGAATGGTATTTAAAATGCTAAACCAAAACCAGATATCAGAATATCTGGCTGTATTGAGACCAGGTTCTCCCACATCAGGTCTTCGTATccagagggaagaaaagcagatgagatcattgcatttgcattttgtgAAAGGGAcccaaaatacaaatatataatgTAAAGAATGGTAGTTAAATTTCTAAAAGTGTGGAGAgggtattttgtttttcttttaagaaaattctgctatttcaaatatatatgtTAGGGGGCCGATTCTCTAAATCcaccatgaagaaaattctcACGGAAAGTGAAGAAATTGGGTATCCAGAGAGCTACATACATGAGGCTTCCTGTTATTTGCCTTTTACCCTTCAGGTATGGAactcagtgttttcattttggacCTGTCTTGCAGGCTCCACCTTATCCACTAGCTCTAACACGTGGTGTGGGATGGCTGCAGTTATCAGGACAGGTGATGGTTATGTTAGGAGCAATATTTTTAGCCATAAAAGAGGTAAGACTTTTTAATAATGAATACATAACAAAATAGGTAAAGAACTTCTCTAGATTTGTGAATACGCTGATGATGATATTAGCAATATGTTTGGAATATCTTCATGATACGCGTTAATTTCTAAAAGTCTTTGGCACAATACATCGCTTACTCAGAATGACCCTGGTTATATATTTGAATATAACTTTATTGCTCAATGAAACAAAtatgagggttttttcctttcaaattctCAAGACAGAGATTTTATATTTGTATAACATCGACATTGGCAAATTACTGGCTTTAAGGATACTGATGAATTAGAacttttaatgggaaaaaaagggtatAATTTTTGCCATATACTATAAGTAATTAAAACCAGTAACTAACTGTTAAATTATACCAGagatgacagaaatgtaaacTTTGAAGTTACAGCCctacaaaaagatttttaattctAGAAGTTATCATGTCTTATCAgtagatggatttttttttttttagaacacCAACTTCaattaaattattctgaaaaatcaattttgagGCCTGCTTTCTCTTACtaccatttctgtattttatatatctGTCTACGTAGAGTGTAGCCATCTTTCTGCTTAGGCCCTCAGACCTGCAGTCAATTCTCTCTGATGCGTGGTTCCACTTTGCATTGTAAGTTTGTCATGCACATATTTTGTActataaataaaatgcttaCCTATCTCATGGTCGCAAAGAATGTACTCCTGTAGCAGATGTTCACTTTTTCTCTAGATTATCAGTTTTTAGAGGGATGGGTGTAATCTTACATGCAGCTTTTCCATAACACACAGTAATGGTTGCACGGGTCAGTAACAATACTGGGGGTTGGTGTGCATGgactggattttctttttttttccaaggtacAGTACTGTCTTTAGCTTCTCCTGATGCTGTATCTCTTTAGAGCTGTATATAGAGAAATGTGTTTAAGAAACCTGGTTAAATAAACTAGATACAGTTTCATACTCCGCTCAGTtccttcaggaaggaaaaatagcatAAAGCCGGTTCAGCTGGCTGATGGGAGTATCCCATAGCTGGCCTAGAAAAAGCACAGATGACTCCCTCTCATTTCTAGCATATGACTGTAGGATCAATAAAAAGAGAGGCAGCTTAACTCtatctttcttccttctcctacAACCACACTGATACCAGTCTTGTGCCACTGAGAATCTGGTCTACATCCTATCACACCTTTTCCTAGCATCTTCCTTGTTTACGGAAAATCTGTAATGATTCTAATAATTCATTAAGCTAAAGCTTGAATTAAATGGCTTCAAAGGTACTGTTAAGAATTCGTAATGTCTTTGTCAGCAAAATCTGCATTGACCAGCTATTTTGGGGAGGGTAGTTCACTTAAAGTAAGCTTTAAGAAATGTAATCCTAATATGTTAATATACTTGTACTCATCTATTTTATTGTTAAACTATAATGGTAACGTTCCTAGGGGAGAATAGAATGCAATATGGAATTAGAATTGAAGCATAAGAAGCAAAGTAGtgttattttcatatttttccattatgttGTTGGCTTTGTGTCCCTTTTACATacatgtgtttgttttttaacagttttataCAAGCTTTGCTTGTgatcttctctgtctttttgtaCTTGTTTTCCTACAAAGAACACCTCGTGTGTCTTGTTTTGGCAATGGCCCTAGGATGGGCTAATATGCTCTATTTCACCAGAGGTTTCCAGTCCATGGGCATTTACAGTGTTATGATTCAAAAGGcaagttggttttgttttatctgCCTTGTTACGATGCTTACTTGTTATGATACAATCCCAATCAAGCATATTCAGCAGTTTAGATGTACTTTATAGTTCATActgaaatttcttattttcagtctaTACACATTATTTCAGCAGAATACAGTATATAACTTCAATGGCAGAAACTAGTTTATAtcttaaaattaacattttattatattaaatacGTAAGtaatttgtgttttttcagctAATGTAGTTTTGCATCATATGCTGTAATGCCTGTGTTGTACAGTTAGTCACCCTTGGACAACACACCAGGCTCTCAGTCATGagataaaaaaatcagacctAAATCTTTTCTGGGTTTCTCACTGAGACTACAACCAGTTTGCTTAATGAAAGCAATCTGACACTTTAGTGTGTACCACACCTGTATCCCTGCAGAATTCATAAGCATAAAACCAGTTctcaattttcatttctgataaatatttaatttaatttttaggtCATCCTGCAAGATGTGATAAAATTTTTAGTTGTCTATATCGTGTTTTTGCTGGGATTTGGCGTAGGTAAATATTACTGGAGAAAAGCACTGATGCTCTGTGTGAGTAAAAATTTTAGCATTATTATGAATAAGAACCCTATTGTCATGATGAGAGCTCATGTTGGGGTTTCTTCTGGATATTAAAAAGCCAAGTTTAGAGATTTAAACTGTCTAGAGACTATCTGAACAGATAAGTAATTTGGCTCTTGTTCAACTGCCTGCAGTTTCACTTGGACATGGGCTCTCTTTGCTTCCTGGTAATGTGTCATCTAGCTCCTGCTGTGTACATTGCTGGGCAGCTCTAGCTCTTTATTGAACAGTGCGTTTGGAATTCTTTAGGATAAAATGCCATGTATACATAAAGCATTATTGTGATTAAAATTTTCTCATGCTTTCTTCTCAGCTCTTGCTGCATTGATTGAAACTTGCCAAGATGGCAGCGAATGCCATTCCAACAGCAGTCTGGGACCTGTTCTGATGGATCTTTTTAAGCTCACCCTAGGACTGGGTGATCTGGAGATCCAGCAAAATTCAAAGTATCCTGTGCTATTTCTTCTGCTCCTCATAACTTATGTTGTGTTGACCTTTGTTCTTCTGTTGAACATGCTGATTGCATTAATGGGAGAAACAGTGGAAGATATTTCTAAAGAGAGTGAGCACATCTGGAAACTCCAGGTTTGTTTGTGATTTAGTTTGCTTAGTGAAGTATAGATGCATTGGCTAAAATCTTTTGAGCTGTACCTATGGTAACTAATAGTGCTGACAGAAGGGGTTAGGTATGAACAATGATAATCCCCATTTGTATATGTGTACAAATAGTAAGTAATTTTAGTATTAGGATATTGTAATAATTTCAGAATTAACAGCTATCCTGAAGGTAATCTTATGGCTCAGATATTCAACCTCATACACTGTCACACACCTTTATGACTTTCGTTCCCCTTGATATGCCAGGAGGAAGGTGTGTTTCATTATCTGCCCAGAAATCTGTAACTCAGCATGCTCCATCCCTTGAGTTTGAGCAATGCATGAGTTCATTCCAATTTCTCACACCTTATCTGAGCCTGGTCTTTTACCAATGCTAGACAGCTCTGAGTCCCAAGCTGTCATCAAGAACACAGTCATAATCAGAATTGCAGTTGCTTTCTGTGGTGGGCAGTATCCCACTACAGGTTACATATATCCCTGTGACAGGGTGCTGCATGAAGGTGTTGGTGTTAAAACCCTAAACACTGAGTCTAGAGCAAGATTTCTTGAATCTTTGAGTATGCCTTCTGCGGTGGGGCTAACTAGAGAAAGCAGTGGACTCCGTATTTGCGCAGGTCAAATAAGTGGCATGCCATATTTGCTGTTGTGGGAATCGGTGTTGGTTATGGATGGTGGATGGAGGCGTGACATGTTATAATGAAACATGGAGCCTGAAAACTGTGTATGCTAGGAAATCAGACAATTTTGAATATGGTTAACCATACTCGTGTTACTATTTATTGTTAATAGAGAGCCAGAACTATTTTGGAATTTGAAAAATTCTTACCAAaatgtttgaggaaaaaattcCAACTAGGAGAACGGTGTAAAGTGGCTGAAAATGACACCAGGGTGTGCTTAAGGTAAAGCAAAGCTAGAATACTGTGCTATCAATTCTGCTCTGTATGTTTCTTCAaggttatttcttttcaaaagcatctttaaaatatttctgcatctCTAAAAATTATATTAGGTGTACAAAAATccaatttgtttttttaattgtaaatcccatctttttaaaagggaaaatgtatAGGGTTTTCTTATGTAGACAATTTTTTGgtaagaaaacagattttcaacTTCATGTGTCTCTAATGTACAAGTATCAAGTTTGCTTGCAGTAAATGCACTTTGTCATAATCTCCTTTGAATGTTAGCTTAAAAGTAACTATATTTAAATTGATTGCTAATTTATGATTAccatattaaagaaaatattactatactgttttatgaaaaatacttaaatatttaagattaGTTTCAAGACTGTACTTATGATGTGTGACACTATAAAGTAGTCTTAGTGTTATTCTCGTCTTCATATAGTACATGACACTGCGAAAGACATTCACCCTTTTAGTACTAGCGAAGCAGGTGTTGATGGTAAAGTACTACAATCCCaagaaggaataaagaaataaaaggggaaGTGCAGCTATGTAGCTGAGAGATAATGCATGCTAATAACACAACTTATATACAATATAAACAGGATTAATGAAGTGAAATGGACCGAGTGGAAAACACATGTTTCATTTATTAATGAAGATCCAGGGCCAACAGGTACTACAGAATTTTACCACGCCGTATTTGTGAAatagtttggttttcttcttagAAATGCTTTGATACAGTtttatacctttaaaaatataaactctCATAATCTAGATATTCAACCACACTTTACTGCTAGGGAAACTCATCACTAATATGGTAGTggtgttaaattatttttaaagatttggaGAGAGGGTTGGTTGCAAACTATTGTTATTTACGCCTTGGCACCAAAACATGGTggttttaactttatttttctctaagcTGTTATGCTTGATCTAAGTTTTACATTCTCTTAGGGCATTTGAATGGTGTAAGGCCAGAGAACTTTTTAATagacagaaaatattattttgaaaaagttcTTATAAAGTACATTTAGTCcttaaatatttgcatatagGATTGCAAAGTTTGGCAAGAAATCAGACTGATTCTACCTGAAAATACTATAGTCTGCTGGTTTTAATCCTAGAATATTCATGTTTGGTTTGCGACATATATTGGATGACAAACTGACCCTCGTGAATGTTGACCAGGAAATTCAAGACACCCATCTGCTGACAGTGTTGGAAGTGTAATAGAGAAATGACCTAACTTTGAGGTGTCGGGTGTCTTTCTGTCAGCAGGCGTCAGAGTTTACGATAGGGGCATACAAGGATCTGGGAGACCCGTTCTGAAGTTTGTTCTTGAGTAAATTAGCATTTATATTGCTTAGTAGAATGAGCTCAGTAATAATGAAAAGGGGCAGACagaaaaatttctgtttaaGATATGGTAGTAAACTGACAACTTGCtctttaaataaatgcatgttttttaacataaaatagaCGTGCAAAACTTTGATCTTGCCTATACAGTTTCTACCATATCCTGTTTTGtttataatgcatttttttgcagATCCAAGCAAAGTTCAAGATAATTCAAGAACTAATAGCAAAAACACCCTGAATACGTTTGAAGAAATGGATGATTTGCCTGAAACTTCTGTTTAGCTGTGCTGTATTTGATATGTGGTCGTTCTGAAATTTAAAAGCATCAGCAGTGGATGCTGAAAGCTTTGTTGATATTTTGGACAGCTGTAACCAGCTGGAACACAAACTTTCAGTGACATGGTCTGATGACTTTAACCCATTTAATCAGGGCAGCtaagctaaaataaaatggacTATTTCACTGGTTCAGTTTTGAGCCACTTGAAACACACTGCTGTCCAAGTTTGCGTGTCGCCGCTTAAACTTGGCTCTAGACGTTTTAATGGATAAAAAAGGTCAAATGTGAGATATTTCTTCCCTTTGTGGAAAATCAAGATCATCGTGATCCCAGTCTGCTGTCTTTTGTTTTGGAATCTCTAACTCATGAGAAACATTTTGTATGCTGAAAAAAGTTAAGTTCTTGtcatggagaaaagaaaggcatttcAATTCTGAAGACTACTAAATGAAGtatgttattttgaaataacaATGTTCTGGATACATTTGAAGCTTTTGTATTGACTGTCAGTGTTTCTGGAGGCTTGAGCCCACAAGTTGGAGAAAGCCTCTTCAGGTCTCATTAGCTTTGCTTGATCTGTTTTCCTGTATGTAATTCCTAGGGTATTCCTAGGTAAACGTGGtgtttactgctttttatttattactatGTATATATGCCTTCCCATAAAATAATAGGGCAGTAACATCATTCATGATGGAGAATATTTCCAAGTATGTTCCAATCACAAGGTCTTCACTTTTTCTACTcagcttttccatgctgttGCATCTTGCTGCATAAAAAAAGTTATCGCATCAAAGTTCTTGCagtttaaaagtaaattaatttctatatTTAAcaacttcaggaaaataaaaagtcagtatttcttcccaaaattaacaaaataagtTAAATGCAATGCAACTGCAgacttttaaagcttttttgtATTCAGAGGACTACGTAATGCATTTCTGTAGCACTTTTTATTTCACTACCTGTGATGACCTAGTACtatgaattatatttttttctattttatgtgtgtatgtataaagaaatatttgttctaTGTACTTTTAAATTTCAATTTAATACATTATGTGTCTTCAGTGTCATGGATTTTCATCATTTATATTCATCTGGTGCCTGTTTTAAAGGTGCTATTTAGGAAAGACTCAGGTGAATTCTGTTCTGCGTTTGAATGATAATATGAATTGCATTGGATTCTTACAGCTAAGCCTGCTGTGGGCAAAATGATCCAAAAAACTTTCTTAACACAGAAGAGAGCGTGAGGGAACTCTCCAGCGGAAAGGATAGTGCAAAGCTATTTGCAGGGATGGTGAACATGGTTCCCGCTACCCAACCGGTCTTCTGTAGATGCTGTATCCTGTGTTTCCTACCACATATGGCCTGGATGGATGGGATCAAATTGAAATCTTCAATACAGTTATGTTTTTACAGGGCATAGGAATTTGAGGGGAAGGACATTTATGTGTATCAATAGACCAATGTAATATCTGAGCATTGCTTGGCCTTCTTAGGATATGTgagtatgaggaaaaaaaattcctgtggTCTTGGAAATCTTTCATCTTTGCTAGTTAATTTTGCATTGAAACTGCCAACAAAGAATACTGCTTTAGGACTACGCAGTTCCGTTTGGATTCTTTTGAGTGCCagtttttgtattaaaaaaatacctcttcGCATATACTCAGGAACCAGAATAAACTAGCCTGTGCTGTACTCTGTGTTGCTATGGGTAGACTTGTCACTGAAAACAAGTTCAGATATCTCTGCAGTGTACTGAGGTCACTCTGTAGGTGTAGCCATAAAACAGAGAAGGCacaaaaaaatgtaaggaaTGTGCTGTGCCAATGTCTGGGTACAAAACTGTATGATAAAACTGAGGAAGAAGCTGTGGGGTTGTTTCTAAAAGttctttgctgaaaaaatacCCTCCTTTTGTGGCCACAGAGCCCTGGCAGATCACACATACTGTCTCAAGGCTCTTACCAAGAACGCTATGAATAATGACTACAGCAGATAATTCTGTACTTTTTATAcaatgtttatttaaatataaagaaataaaacttgtcATTCAATAAACATTCTGtcctgtgtttttatttattgccaTAGGAGTTacacaaagcaaggaaaaaaggattttgGCTTCGTAGTGAATAAGGCTGGCTTCACTTTTCAAAGGATATAATTTGGGGGTCATCTAGGCAATGAATCTTTCCATAAATAGCTAATTATTGTATACTTATGCAAAGTTCTTAATTGTCAAATATGTTTAAAACAactttagaaaattaattaaattcacattttcttctctttttcagctaCTATGGCAGGCTTTCTCTCTACAAATACAGAACAAGTCAGTCTCAAAATTCTGAGAAGTCTCCCCATATGGAATTCTTCTTAATTTCCATTCTGAAATACTCAGGTATGATTTGTGCATTGCTCTTCATCAAAACCTGAGTAATTCCCTAATCTTGCCTTCTTCATTGAAAACTTTTGGGGTACAACAGttgattaaaattttatttggaaaatgttaTAAGCAGTAGGTGGATACACGTAGAAAGTTATAAAGCTATAAACTTCTCTTGTCTCCATTGCAATagaaattttcttcaaaagtttCCACGGGATAAGCACATCTTTTTCCTGAAGCTGCATATTGCTCCAATATGTTTCTGACTACTACATATTTTCTAAATTCAAacctttttgtctttaaattaatgttaaatCAGAAACAGCTTGAATTAATCTTGTAatactttaaatttaaaaagctttacatttaattttggtCTATTTTTCTCAGAAATCATATGTTTTTAGCTTATTTAATATCTTCGtaagtataaaaagaaaaccaaaacaaaccctaaGGCTTCCACTTCCGCGCAGTATGGGTTAGTCATATATGCAGATAATACAAAAGAATTTTAACGTACATAccctctctgtttctcttccccTAGCTTTTCCTTTGTCTCA
Proteins encoded:
- the TRPV3 gene encoding transient receptor potential cation channel subfamily V member 3, whose protein sequence is MIKDNNEIIPLMGKKTNPSGIPPSNQQEKKPTESTPTKKSSHFFLEIDGFESNATPNNTSPPVFSKPMDSNIRPCASGNGEDMDSPQSLQDDATEYSPNVDSCCANISQGPEQTSARKKLKRYIFRAVSEGNIEELQCLLAELKERSNACTNMTAPDYLMKKFTASDTGKTCLMKALLNINQNTNEIVNTLLSFAEENGILERFINAAYTEEAYKGQTALNIAIERRQYEITQSLIEKGADVNARAQGIFFNPKHKHEGFYFGETALALAACTNQPDIIQLLMDNTRTNITSQDSRGNNILHALVTVAEDFKTQNDFVIRMYDMILLKSKDRHLETTKNKEGLTPLQLAAKTGKLEILKYILSREIRDKPNRSLSRKFTDWAYGPVQSSLYDLTELDTTTDNSVLEIIVYNTNIGNRHEMLTLEPLNSLLRMKWKKFARHMFFMSCWFYFLYNVTLTLVSYHRPNENEAPPYPLALTRGVGWLQLSGQVMVMLGAIFLAIKESVAIFLLRPSDLQSILSDAWFHFAFFIQALLVIFSVFLYLFSYKEHLVCLVLAMALGWANMLYFTRGFQSMGIYSVMIQKVILQDVIKFLVVYIVFLLGFGVALAALIETCQDGSECHSNSSLGPVLMDLFKLTLGLGDLEIQQNSKYPVLFLLLLITYVVLTFVLLLNMLIALMGETVEDISKESEHIWKLQRARTILEFEKFLPKCLRKKFQLGERCKVAENDTRVCLRINEVKWTEWKTHVSFINEDPGPTDPSKVQDNSRTNSKNTLNTFEEMDDLPETSV